A region from the Streptomyces sp. 3214.6 genome encodes:
- a CDS encoding DUF397 domain-containing protein codes for MQTLHWQKSSYSGDGSNCVNVAAAPTGTLHLRESDEPEVVLTTTPARLHALIRGLKAMQGQVRDTTPQLSSRFSSRF; via the coding sequence ATGCAGACCCTCCATTGGCAGAAGTCGTCCTACAGCGGTGACGGCTCGAACTGCGTCAACGTCGCCGCCGCCCCCACCGGCACCCTCCACCTCCGCGAAAGCGACGAGCCGGAGGTCGTCCTCACGACGACTCCGGCCCGGTTGCACGCACTGATACGTGGTCTGAAGGCGATGCAAGGTCAGGTGCGGGACACCACGCCGCAGCTCTCGTCGCGGTTCTCGTCGAGGTTCTGA